One region of Mycolicibacterium rhodesiae NBB3 genomic DNA includes:
- a CDS encoding mycofactocin-coupled SDR family oxidoreductase, protein MGKLDGKVAFISGAARGQGRAHAVRLAEEGADIIAIDVCAQYPTVVYQMSKPEDLNETVQQVESLGRRIVAREADVTDFPALQKAFDDGAAELGGVDIVVANAGIGPGGQSTDDEQWDDVVNVNMKGVWNTVRVAVPTMLTQDRGGSIILTSSTGGLIGTPVVSGGMLGYTAAKHGVIGIMRTYANYLAPHYIRVNSVAPTTVATPMANNGDLSMLKKFEPAIARSLENAMPVDYVEARDVANAVAWLASDDARYVTGTVVPVDAGLLNKR, encoded by the coding sequence ATGGGCAAGCTCGACGGCAAGGTCGCCTTCATCTCTGGCGCCGCCCGGGGCCAGGGGCGCGCACATGCCGTGCGCCTCGCGGAGGAGGGGGCCGACATCATCGCGATCGACGTGTGCGCGCAATACCCCACCGTCGTCTACCAGATGTCCAAGCCGGAAGACCTGAATGAGACCGTGCAGCAGGTCGAGTCCCTCGGGCGGCGCATCGTGGCCCGAGAGGCCGATGTCACCGATTTCCCGGCGCTTCAGAAGGCGTTTGATGACGGGGCGGCCGAGCTCGGCGGCGTCGACATCGTGGTCGCCAACGCCGGGATCGGTCCGGGCGGCCAGAGTACCGACGACGAGCAGTGGGATGACGTGGTGAATGTCAACATGAAGGGCGTCTGGAACACCGTGCGGGTGGCGGTCCCGACCATGCTCACACAGGATCGGGGCGGATCGATCATCCTGACCAGTTCGACCGGCGGCCTCATCGGAACCCCCGTCGTCTCCGGCGGCATGCTGGGGTACACCGCCGCCAAACACGGCGTCATCGGGATCATGCGCACCTATGCGAATTACCTTGCCCCGCACTATATTCGGGTCAACAGCGTCGCGCCGACGACCGTGGCGACGCCGATGGCGAACAACGGCGATCTGAGCATGCTCAAAAAGTTCGAGCCCGCCATCGCGCGGTCGCTCGAGAATGCGATGCCGGTCGATTACGTCGAGGCGCGCGACGTCGCCAATGCGGTTGCGTGGCTTGCCTCCGACGACGCGCGTTATGTCACGGGGACAGTGGTGCCCGTCGACGCCGGGCTGCTCAACAAGCGCTGA
- a CDS encoding 3-keto-5-aminohexanoate cleavage protein, whose translation MDPVIIECAINGVTSKAANPHVPIAPSEITADALACMDAGAAIIHNHIDLPGVGVERAVERYLEAWRPVLDARPDALLYPTIHFDTDGSCSYEHLVALAAAGIRVGITDPGSVNLGVRDADGLPSGGFVYRNSFDVIGRAFDICRDGALGPSLAIYEPGFLRATLAWWRAGRLPAGAMIKLYFSTERGYLGAPFGLPPTERALDAYLEVLGDCEIPWAVSIVGGDLCADRLAGLALERGGNLHVGLEFYGGDRTPTNVDLVTEAVALCQRFDRPVATPEEAAQILGLPRGPGG comes from the coding sequence ATGGACCCCGTCATCATCGAATGTGCGATCAACGGTGTCACGTCGAAGGCCGCCAACCCACATGTGCCCATCGCACCCTCGGAGATCACCGCTGATGCGTTGGCGTGCATGGACGCGGGCGCCGCGATCATCCACAATCACATCGATCTGCCCGGTGTCGGCGTGGAGCGAGCCGTCGAGCGCTATCTCGAAGCCTGGCGGCCGGTGCTCGACGCGCGGCCCGACGCCCTGCTCTATCCGACGATTCATTTCGATACCGACGGGTCATGTTCTTACGAGCATCTGGTCGCACTGGCCGCAGCGGGCATCCGTGTCGGGATCACCGATCCAGGCTCGGTGAACCTGGGCGTCAGGGATGCCGACGGGCTGCCGTCGGGTGGTTTCGTCTACCGCAACTCCTTCGACGTGATCGGTCGCGCGTTCGACATCTGCCGCGACGGAGCGCTGGGGCCGAGTCTGGCGATCTACGAACCGGGGTTTCTCCGCGCCACCCTCGCATGGTGGCGCGCTGGCCGATTACCCGCCGGCGCGATGATCAAGCTGTACTTTTCCACCGAACGGGGTTACCTCGGAGCGCCTTTCGGGCTGCCCCCAACCGAACGCGCGCTCGACGCGTACCTCGAAGTGCTCGGCGACTGTGAGATTCCCTGGGCGGTGTCCATCGTGGGCGGGGATCTGTGCGCAGATCGACTTGCCGGATTGGCCCTCGAAAGGGGTGGGAACCTCCACGTGGGGCTGGAGTTCTATGGCGGTGATCGCACGCCGACGAACGTCGACCTGGTGACCGAAGCCGTGGCACTGTGTCAGCGGTTCGACCGGCCGGTCGCGACGCCTGAGGAGGCCGCGCAGATCCTCGGACTGCCACGCGGGCCCGGTGGATGA
- a CDS encoding tryptophan 7-halogenase, whose amino-acid sequence MSRESRDALAQRIKSRLSQADSQPGEHDVSIIGGGVAALTLALEIRSARPTTRVLVIEPNDYPAPEITHTVGESTVEVSAHYLRDRLGLGEHLQSAQLRKMGLRMFFSNDENTDIAQRIELGSSSFVPQVTYQLDRGRLENELVRRCLADGVEITHGRARSVEFGADGHPHTISIQRGDAITETTARWVVDASGRNRALPRQLDLKRTNEHHCNAVWFRVATEIDIGRWSDDTAWQARLIEGDRAMSTNHLMGQGYWVWLIRLASGATSVGIVADPAFHPFDQFNTLAKARAWLRAHEPQCADVIAAHDHLIKDFRVMKKYSHGATKVFDGHDRWCLTGDAGVFLDPLYSSGLDLVAIGNGLITDMITRGLDGEDVDIRSQISDSLFRSLTDMWLAVYQDQYTLMGTPAVMSAKIIWDVAFYWGFVGFLYANNRFVRVADEPDFVPHLEGLIALSNRVQKFFREWAAVETGSSAVAFVDLYAPLNFMVTLHEAMMGTSQNFTAQFESNARLLRQVAGQLVDAVLAEKSTMFSDDDVMAQVQAWQRDPLLRELRSIYRHDQATSPISDDWIVMTSPALQSN is encoded by the coding sequence ATGAGCCGAGAGTCACGAGACGCACTCGCGCAGCGCATAAAGTCCCGGCTTTCGCAGGCCGACAGCCAACCGGGTGAACACGATGTGAGCATCATCGGAGGAGGCGTCGCGGCGCTCACCCTGGCTCTGGAGATCCGAAGCGCACGTCCGACCACCCGAGTTCTGGTCATCGAGCCGAATGATTACCCCGCGCCTGAGATCACCCACACGGTCGGCGAGTCGACCGTCGAAGTCTCGGCCCACTACCTTCGCGACCGGCTCGGCCTGGGCGAGCACCTGCAATCTGCTCAGCTCCGCAAGATGGGCCTGCGGATGTTCTTCTCGAACGACGAGAACACCGACATCGCGCAGCGGATCGAACTGGGAAGTTCTTCGTTTGTCCCACAGGTCACCTATCAGCTAGACCGCGGCCGGTTGGAGAACGAACTCGTGCGCCGGTGCCTGGCAGACGGTGTCGAGATCACACACGGTCGAGCCCGTTCAGTTGAGTTCGGCGCTGACGGCCACCCGCACACGATCTCGATCCAGCGCGGCGATGCGATCACCGAGACCACGGCGCGGTGGGTCGTCGACGCATCCGGCAGGAATCGCGCGTTGCCCCGGCAGCTGGATCTGAAACGCACGAACGAGCATCACTGCAATGCCGTGTGGTTTCGCGTTGCCACAGAGATCGACATCGGTCGTTGGAGCGATGACACCGCTTGGCAAGCGCGGCTCATCGAGGGTGACCGAGCGATGTCCACCAATCACCTCATGGGGCAGGGCTACTGGGTCTGGCTCATCCGTCTGGCTTCCGGCGCCACCAGCGTCGGCATCGTGGCCGACCCGGCGTTTCACCCGTTCGACCAGTTCAACACCCTGGCCAAGGCGCGGGCCTGGCTACGCGCACACGAGCCGCAGTGCGCCGACGTCATCGCGGCCCATGACCACCTGATCAAGGACTTCCGGGTCATGAAGAAATACAGCCACGGCGCCACGAAAGTGTTCGACGGACACGACCGCTGGTGCCTCACCGGCGACGCCGGCGTGTTCCTGGATCCGCTGTATTCATCCGGGCTCGATCTAGTCGCGATCGGCAACGGCTTGATCACCGACATGATCACGCGCGGCCTCGACGGAGAGGACGTCGATATCCGCTCCCAGATCAGCGACTCGCTGTTCCGGTCGCTGACCGACATGTGGCTCGCTGTGTATCAGGACCAGTACACGTTGATGGGCACGCCGGCGGTGATGTCGGCGAAGATCATCTGGGATGTCGCCTTCTATTGGGGATTCGTGGGATTCCTGTATGCGAACAATCGCTTTGTACGAGTCGCGGACGAACCGGACTTCGTTCCCCACCTGGAAGGTCTCATCGCCCTGAGTAACCGGGTGCAGAAGTTCTTCCGGGAGTGGGCCGCCGTGGAGACGGGGTCTTCCGCCGTTGCCTTCGTCGACCTGTACGCCCCGTTGAACTTCATGGTGACTCTGCACGAGGCCATGATGGGCACGAGTCAGAACTTCACCGCGCAGTTCGAATCCAACGCCCGACTGCTGCGGCAGGTGGCTGGTCAGCTCGTCGACGCCGTCCTTGCTGAGAAGTCGACGATGTTCTCCGACGACGATGTCATGGCGCAGGTGCAGGCGTGGCAACGTGATCCGCTGTTGCGCGAACTTCGATCCATCTATCGCCACGATCAAGCAACGAGTCCGATCAGCGATGACTGGATTGTGATGACGTCACCGGCGCTTCAGTCGAATTGA
- a CDS encoding bifunctional cytochrome P450/NADPH--P450 reductase, which produces MAELTPSLPPQLDDVPSAVGALPTWADVVGRPYALPIDILGERHGPLFYSDHNGFRKLYACSAELVDELCDESRFAKNLTPTLARVRPLAGDGLFTAYYGEPNWQKAHDVLLPGFSYAGLRNYHGAMLDISSQLIARWDARVGHALVDASTDLQKLAMDTVALAGFGARFHSFDHDGLSPVPASFTAALGELGADSPTPRFNAEFGYLQAYFDDLIAAHTTGDPADIDDLLYVMVGRDSDGQPVLDQQNIRNQIMTFLIAGQLTTSELMPNALYNLMHHPAVLARVEAEVDGVFGADSDYLPGYDDIGKLSYLRQVIDETLRLSPPVLGFDRMALTDTVIGGKYPVRAGEAVTVLTGALHRQPGWGDNVEFFDPDRFDAARSAARPSALFKPFGTGARSCIGRQFALHEATMALARVVHRYRLIDSQHYVLQWDNALSRRPVGFCLDVVPRTPDDRRSDVLVDTADTAVRPTPAHVTAMKKGTTLAVLFGSNLGTCRALATQLAEEATDMGCTVTVGPLVDAVGGLPDADAILIITSSYNGQPTDDARAFLTWLTGDGAALRGNPNVAVLGVGDRNWADTYQAVPKRIDERLTELGAMPLLPRAEADTSGDLTGTVEEFEVALWTAMAQHFGDPDAAPISDTDEPLYDLRPIEGPVTTALDERFMVVPMTVVQNDELVSATNALNQAKRHVRVALPDDFTYNTGDHLTVLADNPPELVDAVLEGLGIDGAQRLAVNPRRSSRRLIALDREVSVRELLTHFVELRKPATPSQLRRLAASNACEPERQRLEELAEASGPCELSPVECLLEFAACQITGAELLEMLEPMTPRHYSIASSSRRSPGVVHLIVSVLDAPARSGRGLFKGVASNHLAAISPGVPIRARVDQAREAFRAGADPEKNVILVSAGTGVAPFCGFLGDRLAAREADEPYSTALCFFGVRDPDVDYIFREQFERGEELGIVRMRPAFSRAPQDGVRYVQDRIAADADEVWSLLGDPAKDTHVYVCGDGAKMAPAIRQAFLDIYCTRTGSDESRARDWLIGLVESDRYVEDVWAG; this is translated from the coding sequence ATGGCCGAGTTAACACCTTCGCTGCCGCCGCAGCTCGATGACGTCCCGTCCGCCGTAGGTGCACTCCCCACATGGGCTGACGTCGTCGGCCGCCCGTACGCCCTGCCCATCGACATTTTGGGCGAGCGTCACGGACCGTTGTTTTATTCCGACCACAACGGCTTTCGCAAGCTCTATGCATGCTCAGCCGAGTTGGTCGACGAACTCTGCGACGAGAGCAGGTTCGCCAAGAACCTGACCCCAACGCTGGCAAGAGTTCGTCCGCTGGCGGGCGACGGACTGTTCACCGCCTACTACGGAGAACCGAATTGGCAGAAGGCGCACGATGTTCTGTTGCCTGGGTTCAGCTACGCCGGCCTGCGCAACTACCACGGCGCCATGCTCGACATCAGCTCGCAGCTGATCGCCCGGTGGGACGCACGTGTGGGTCACGCACTGGTGGACGCCTCGACCGATCTGCAGAAGCTGGCAATGGACACGGTTGCCCTCGCAGGCTTCGGAGCGCGGTTTCACTCGTTTGATCATGATGGCCTCTCACCCGTTCCGGCGAGCTTCACCGCCGCACTCGGGGAGCTCGGCGCGGACAGTCCGACGCCGCGCTTCAATGCCGAATTCGGCTATTTGCAAGCATATTTCGATGACCTGATCGCGGCGCACACCACCGGCGATCCGGCCGACATCGACGACCTGCTCTACGTCATGGTCGGACGGGATTCCGACGGGCAGCCTGTGCTCGATCAGCAGAACATCCGCAACCAGATCATGACGTTCTTGATCGCCGGACAGCTGACGACGTCCGAGCTCATGCCCAACGCGCTCTACAACTTGATGCATCACCCCGCTGTGCTTGCGCGGGTCGAAGCCGAAGTGGACGGCGTCTTCGGCGCCGACAGCGATTACCTGCCCGGCTACGACGACATCGGCAAGTTGAGCTACCTACGGCAGGTGATCGACGAGACCCTGCGGCTGTCGCCCCCGGTGCTCGGATTTGATCGAATGGCCCTGACGGACACCGTCATCGGCGGGAAGTACCCTGTCAGGGCCGGAGAGGCAGTGACGGTGCTCACCGGAGCACTTCACCGCCAACCCGGTTGGGGTGACAACGTCGAGTTCTTCGATCCGGACCGGTTCGACGCCGCGCGTAGCGCGGCGCGTCCGTCGGCGTTGTTCAAGCCGTTCGGCACCGGGGCGCGCTCCTGCATCGGACGCCAGTTCGCCCTGCACGAAGCCACCATGGCGTTGGCCCGCGTGGTACACCGGTATCGGCTGATCGATTCGCAACACTATGTGCTGCAATGGGATAACGCGCTGAGCCGTCGGCCGGTCGGCTTCTGTCTCGATGTTGTCCCGCGCACCCCGGACGACCGCCGATCCGATGTCCTCGTCGATACGGCGGATACGGCGGTACGGCCGACCCCTGCACACGTGACGGCGATGAAGAAGGGGACCACGCTGGCCGTGTTGTTCGGTTCCAATCTGGGGACGTGTCGCGCGTTGGCGACACAGCTCGCCGAGGAAGCCACCGACATGGGCTGCACCGTGACCGTCGGGCCACTCGTCGACGCAGTAGGCGGTCTGCCGGACGCCGACGCGATCCTGATCATCACCTCGTCCTACAACGGCCAGCCCACCGACGACGCACGCGCGTTCCTGACCTGGTTGACGGGCGACGGTGCCGCCCTGCGTGGCAACCCCAACGTCGCGGTACTCGGTGTCGGCGATCGAAACTGGGCCGACACCTACCAGGCCGTGCCCAAGCGCATCGATGAACGGCTGACAGAGCTGGGCGCGATGCCGCTGCTCCCCCGGGCCGAAGCCGATACGTCGGGGGATCTCACTGGGACGGTCGAAGAGTTCGAGGTTGCCTTGTGGACGGCCATGGCACAGCACTTCGGCGATCCCGACGCCGCGCCCATCAGCGACACCGACGAACCGCTCTACGACCTGCGCCCCATCGAGGGACCGGTCACGACCGCCTTGGACGAGCGGTTCATGGTGGTGCCGATGACCGTCGTGCAAAACGACGAACTGGTCAGCGCCACCAACGCGCTGAATCAGGCCAAACGACATGTCCGCGTGGCTCTTCCCGATGATTTCACCTACAACACTGGTGACCATCTGACAGTGCTCGCTGACAACCCGCCCGAGCTTGTCGACGCCGTGCTGGAGGGACTCGGCATCGACGGGGCCCAGCGGCTGGCCGTCAACCCACGACGCAGCAGCCGCCGGCTGATCGCCCTGGATCGCGAAGTCAGTGTGCGCGAACTGCTCACCCATTTCGTGGAGCTGCGGAAGCCGGCCACGCCCAGCCAGTTACGTCGGCTCGCGGCATCGAATGCGTGTGAGCCCGAACGGCAACGGCTGGAAGAGCTCGCCGAGGCAAGCGGACCCTGCGAACTCAGTCCCGTCGAGTGCCTGCTGGAGTTCGCAGCCTGCCAGATCACCGGCGCGGAATTGCTCGAGATGCTCGAGCCGATGACGCCGCGCCATTACTCCATCGCGTCGTCGTCGAGGCGATCCCCCGGCGTGGTGCACCTCATCGTCAGCGTGCTCGACGCTCCGGCGCGGTCCGGTCGCGGTCTGTTCAAGGGTGTGGCGTCAAACCACCTCGCGGCCATCAGTCCCGGAGTGCCGATCCGGGCTCGGGTGGACCAGGCACGGGAGGCTTTTCGCGCCGGCGCCGACCCCGAAAAAAACGTGATTCTGGTCAGCGCGGGTACCGGTGTGGCGCCGTTCTGCGGATTTCTCGGCGATCGGTTGGCCGCGCGTGAGGCCGACGAACCGTATTCGACCGCGTTGTGCTTCTTCGGCGTACGGGACCCGGACGTCGACTACATCTTCCGCGAGCAGTTCGAGCGGGGTGAAGAACTCGGAATCGTGCGGATGCGTCCGGCGTTCTCCCGCGCACCGCAGGACGGTGTCCGCTACGTGCAAGACCGGATCGCCGCCGACGCCGACGAGGTGTGGAGCCTGCTCGGCGACCCCGCGAAGGACACGCACGTGTACGTGTGCGGCGACGGCGCGAAGATGGCGCCTGCGATACGCCAGGCATTTCTCGACATCTATTGCACGCGAACCGGATCCGATGAGAGCCGAGCTCGCGACTGGCTGATCGGCCTGGTCGAGTCCGACCGCTACGTCGAGGACGTGTGGGCTGGTTAG
- a CDS encoding mycothiol-dependent nitroreductase Rv2466c family protein: MTSRPAAVDFHFDVMCPYAYQTSLWIREVRDLTGLEVNWRFFSLEEINRQEGKKHPWEREWSYGWSMMRIGALLRRRSMTDLDAWYARAGRALHVDGHKPHERAVARHLLEEIGLDPELVDRAIADPTTGDEVLAEHHRVVGAGGYGVPTMFFPDGQCLFGPVLVDPPAGEAALRLWDAVVAWTEFPHLYELQRPKTSDDEKLIVDTFRPYLEARDWVSINRGEVISFDG; encoded by the coding sequence GTGACGAGTCGCCCGGCCGCCGTCGACTTCCACTTCGACGTGATGTGCCCCTACGCGTACCAGACATCGCTATGGATCCGCGAGGTGCGTGACCTGACCGGCCTCGAGGTGAACTGGCGCTTTTTCAGCCTCGAGGAGATCAACCGTCAAGAGGGCAAGAAGCACCCGTGGGAACGAGAGTGGTCCTACGGCTGGTCAATGATGCGTATCGGTGCGTTGCTGAGGCGCCGGTCGATGACGGACCTCGACGCGTGGTACGCGCGCGCCGGGCGGGCGCTGCACGTCGACGGGCACAAGCCGCACGAGAGGGCCGTTGCCCGACACCTGCTCGAGGAGATCGGCCTCGATCCAGAGCTCGTCGACCGGGCGATCGCCGATCCGACGACGGGGGACGAGGTGCTGGCCGAGCATCATCGGGTGGTCGGGGCAGGCGGCTATGGAGTGCCGACGATGTTCTTCCCCGACGGGCAATGCCTGTTCGGTCCGGTCCTGGTCGATCCGCCTGCCGGTGAGGCAGCGCTGCGGCTCTGGGACGCCGTCGTCGCATGGACCGAGTTTCCGCACCTGTACGAACTCCAGCGGCCGAAGACCTCTGACGACGAGAAGCTGATCGTCGACACCTTCCGCCCGTACCTCGAGGCGCGGGACTGGGTGTCGATCAATCGCGGCGAAGTCATCAGCTTCGACGGCTGA
- a CDS encoding formate/nitrite transporter family protein yields the protein MGETSQRELGDSDRPIEDELEDAFARMIDEGTQRLHRTWREVLATGFFGGTEVAMGVLAYLSVLHATHNPLLAGLAFAIGFLALLLGRSELFTEGFLVPVTTVAAKRASVPQLLKLWTGTLIANLVGGWVLMWLIMTAFPKLRAQTIESAVHYIAAPISAETIALTLLGGMAITLMTRMQHGTDAMVGKIAAAIAGAFLLAGLQMFHSILDSLLIFGALATGSAPFGYLSWLSWFGYTVLGNVVGGLGLVTLLRLVRSKDRLQEEREEAEDAPDGAGDGPESATAD from the coding sequence ATGGGCGAGACAAGCCAGCGGGAGCTAGGCGACTCGGACCGTCCGATTGAGGACGAGCTCGAGGATGCTTTCGCCCGCATGATCGACGAGGGCACTCAGCGCCTCCACCGGACTTGGCGCGAAGTACTGGCGACCGGCTTTTTCGGCGGTACAGAGGTCGCGATGGGGGTGCTCGCCTATTTGTCGGTGTTGCACGCCACGCACAACCCGCTGCTGGCGGGGCTGGCGTTCGCGATCGGCTTCCTCGCTCTGCTCCTGGGTCGCAGTGAGCTGTTCACCGAAGGCTTCTTGGTACCCGTCACCACGGTGGCCGCCAAGCGGGCCAGCGTGCCTCAACTTCTGAAACTGTGGACCGGGACCTTGATCGCCAATCTCGTTGGCGGGTGGGTGCTGATGTGGTTGATCATGACTGCGTTCCCGAAGCTGCGCGCGCAGACCATCGAGTCCGCGGTGCACTACATCGCGGCGCCGATCTCGGCGGAGACGATCGCGCTCACGCTGCTCGGTGGGATGGCCATCACTCTCATGACCCGCATGCAGCACGGGACCGATGCGATGGTCGGCAAGATCGCCGCCGCAATCGCCGGTGCCTTCCTGCTTGCGGGACTGCAGATGTTCCACTCGATCCTGGACTCCTTGCTCATCTTCGGTGCACTGGCCACAGGCAGTGCACCATTCGGCTACCTCAGCTGGCTCTCGTGGTTCGGCTATACGGTTCTGGGAAATGTCGTCGGCGGCCTGGGCCTCGTGACGCTTCTTCGCCTGGTGCGCAGCAAGGACCGGCTTCAAGAAGAGCGCGAGGAAGCCGAGGACGCCCCCGACGGCGCCGGTGACGGTCCCGAATCAGCAACCGCCGACTGA
- a CDS encoding (2Fe-2S)-binding protein has translation MEEIALRVNGRDQRAVVESRTTLAELLRDHLRLTGTHIGCEHGVCGACTVAVDGQPVRSCLMLAVQAEGASVETVESLGDGDDLGLIQQAMWERHAFQCAFCAPGFLMTVQCMLANNPTPTTAQIKEELSGNLCRCTGYASILEGVAEAVAKMASTAEGANDA, from the coding sequence ATGGAAGAGATCGCCCTCCGAGTCAACGGTCGCGACCAGCGCGCGGTGGTCGAAAGCCGCACGACCCTGGCCGAATTGCTTCGCGACCACCTCAGGCTCACTGGCACGCATATCGGTTGCGAGCACGGTGTGTGCGGTGCGTGCACCGTGGCGGTGGACGGTCAGCCTGTTCGTTCCTGCCTGATGCTGGCGGTGCAGGCGGAGGGGGCGAGCGTGGAGACCGTCGAGTCGCTCGGCGACGGTGATGACTTGGGGCTCATTCAACAGGCGATGTGGGAGCGTCACGCATTCCAATGCGCGTTCTGTGCGCCGGGATTCCTCATGACGGTGCAGTGCATGCTGGCGAACAACCCGACACCGACGACGGCTCAGATCAAAGAAGAGCTCTCCGGAAATCTGTGCCGCTGCACGGGGTACGCATCGATCCTCGAGGGTGTCGCCGAAGCCGTGGCGAAGATGGCGTCCACCGCCGAAGGGGCGAACGATGCGTGA
- a CDS encoding FAD binding domain-containing protein, which yields MSPFDYHRPETVDEAVALLETHGEYGKVLAGGQSLLPLLALRLTQFEHLIDIARVQSLRSVDVDADGSVSVGAAVTHASVERSDAMAAAAPAVAGAMPHVGHRAIRSRGTVCGSLAHADPAAELPAVALALDAEMLVQGSAGQRTVAARDFFVGYLSTALGEDELLVAVRFPAWAPRAGWSVQEISRRHGDFALVGLVTTLEIDESGLLRRPALSFFGVANTPVRITEAELLLDGTAPDPVLFAEAADVVTATVQPTGDDHASSEYRAHVAGVLTRRGLAEATARATERVGV from the coding sequence ATGTCGCCGTTCGACTACCACCGGCCGGAGACGGTCGACGAGGCCGTGGCACTGCTCGAAACGCACGGTGAGTACGGCAAGGTGTTAGCGGGTGGGCAGAGCCTTCTTCCGCTGCTCGCCTTGCGGCTGACCCAATTCGAGCATCTGATCGACATTGCTCGCGTGCAGAGCCTGCGATCGGTCGACGTGGACGCCGACGGCTCTGTCTCGGTCGGAGCGGCGGTGACCCACGCATCGGTCGAAAGGTCGGATGCGATGGCCGCCGCCGCGCCGGCAGTAGCCGGCGCCATGCCGCATGTCGGTCACCGGGCGATCCGGAGCCGAGGAACGGTCTGTGGGAGCCTGGCCCACGCCGATCCGGCGGCGGAATTGCCGGCCGTTGCCCTGGCCCTCGATGCGGAAATGCTGGTGCAGGGCTCGGCGGGACAGCGCACCGTGGCTGCGCGTGACTTCTTCGTGGGGTATCTGTCGACCGCGCTGGGTGAGGACGAGTTGCTCGTCGCAGTGCGCTTTCCCGCGTGGGCCCCACGTGCGGGATGGTCGGTGCAGGAGATCAGCAGGCGGCACGGGGACTTCGCGTTGGTCGGGCTGGTGACGACGCTCGAGATCGACGAGTCCGGGCTGCTACGCCGGCCGGCGTTGTCGTTCTTCGGAGTAGCCAACACCCCGGTGCGGATCACCGAGGCGGAGCTACTCCTCGACGGCACCGCTCCCGACCCCGTCCTGTTTGCGGAGGCGGCCGATGTTGTGACGGCCACCGTGCAGCCGACCGGTGACGACCACGCGTCGTCCGAATACCGGGCGCATGTTGCCGGCGTACTGACCCGCCGCGGGCTTGCCGAGGCCACGGCGCGGGCCACCGAAAGGGTGGGTGTCTGA